The DNA segment ATTATCGTATTAGTACAAGTTATCTTTATCGTCTTATTTTCTGTCTTTGTTGTATTCCGTGGTCTCGGTAAAAACTATGACGCTGCCGTAATGATCGGCGGTTTCTTAGGACACGGTTTAGGTGCAACGCCTAATGCGATGGCAAACTTAGATGTTATTACTAAAAAGTTCGGTGCATCACCTAAAGCATATCTCGTTGTACCAATCGTAGGTGCATTTTTAATAGATTTACTTGGTGTACCTATCGTGATGACATTTATAAATTTATTTAAATAAATACGGAGTAAACAAATATAAAAAGAGTCTGAGACAAAAATAAGTGTCTCAGACTCTTTATCAATGTGGCAGTAGATGTCTGAATTGAAAATACGCTTAGAACAAGCTTTTTTCAATCCTAGTCATCCTTGCCGGGGTGGGACTACGAAATTTCTATTAGAAAATTCGATTTCTGTCCCGCTCCCTTTTTAAGTTATCTAATATCTAAACCGCGTTGTTCAATCCAAGATAACAATTTATTACTATATATAATTTGGCTATGTTTTAAAGTATCTATATTTTGTGCATCAAGCATTGTCATAATCTTTTTCATATGTTCAGTAAATTGCTCTGCATATTCTATAGTTGCGTCAATACCATTAGATTCTACTTGGTTTAAGAACGGTCTTGACATACCTACAGCACTCGCACCTAAAGCGAGACATTTGATTGCATCTAATGGTGTACGCACACCACCACTTGCCAATATATTCATATCATTTTGATATGATGTACTTTCTAATAGCGACTCAACTGTAGATTGTCCCCACATACTTAAATAGTCCATATCTTTGTGTTCGCGACGCGCATTTTCAATATGAACAAAGTTCGTACCTCCACGACCACTTACATCTACGTAATGAATACCTATTTCATTTAATTGTTTAATCGTCTCTTTGCTCATCCCGAAACCAACTTCTTTAACAATGACAGGGACGTCAACACGAGCAACAATTTGTGATAAATTATCAATCCATGTAGAAAATATTCTATTCCCTTCTGGCATAACTAGCTCTTGCGGTGCATTCACGTGTACTTGTAAAGCTTGAGCATCAAGTAATTTCACTGATTCAATCGCTTTATCTACTGGTACATCAGCACCTACGTTACTAAAAATAATACCTTCTGGATTCACATCTCTTACCACGCTAAATGAAGATGCCATATCAGGGTTTCGTAGTGCGGCATGAGTTGACCCCACAGCCATAGCCATGTTCGTCTCTTTTGCTACTTTAGCAAGTTTCTCATTGATTTGTTTCGTCCAGTCACTTCCGCCTGTCATCGCATTGATGTAAAGTGGTTGCTGTAATGTGAAGTCTTTTAATTCACTTTCCAATGATACGTCTTTCACATCAATGTTTGGGATAGAATGATGAACAAAACGCATTCCATCAAAATCAGAAATATTGGCATCTTCTTGAGCCATAGCTATTTCAACGTGTTCATTTTTTCGCTGTTCTCTTTTTAAATCACTCATGTCGTCTCCTACCTTTAATCTTTATTCTAGCTTTTTTAAATAGTCATTTTTTCAATTATATTAAAACCACTTCTTCTTTTTGAAATACACAATACAACTTATGCTAATCAATAACATGACAGCAAGTACGATAAAGTAACCGTAGTGCCATTTTAATTCTGGCATATTCTCAAAGTTCATACCATAAATACCACTGATTAAAGTTAATGGTAAGAATATAACCGATACTAACGTAAGCACTTGCATAACGCGATTCATTTTAAAAGAAGTGTAAGATAAATTGTTATCTCTAATTTCATTTGTCATTTCTTGAGATTGCTTTAATATGTGAATTTGTTTAATTAAATGATCTTCTATATGTTGAATATACAGATGATTTTTATCATCTACAAGTAATTTAGGGCTCTCTTTCAAATCATCAACCAATTCATGCATCGGATAGATAAGTCGTTGGAGTTTAATAATCTTTGAACGTAATCGATATACCTTATCCATAAAGGATGGGTTCGCGCTATCTTCTATATGATGATCCTCAAACTCAAATACGCGATCCTCTACTTCATGAACCTTATCAAAATATTGATCCACTAATTGATCTAAAAGAAATAAAACGATATCTATTACCTTTAAATCATTATATTTCTGTATGATGTATTCAATTTGTTGTTCAATATCAAATTCATGATGGTGATATGTAATTAATGTATTGTCATGGATAAAAATATTCAAGGCCTTTATGGAATAATTAGGTTGATTCAAATCATGAAACACCATATATTGATATGTATCATACGCTTTAAATTTTGCTCTCGGCGTCCCATTTACTGTATCATCAATTTCTAGTTTATTAAAGTTAAAATCCGTTAATAACATGTGACTTTCTGATTCAGTAGGATCATCAAAGTCATACCATATGAATGACGCATTTTCAGGTATGTCATCAACATGATTCACTGAAGCTAAAGTATTTTGTTCAGTTTTATACTTTATCATGACAGTCATTACAATCACCTCAAATCGTTTACTTTATTTTATCACGAATCGGGAAATATGTATGATGATTACTTAATAAGTTATCCGAATGTTATTTAATATTTTCAAATTCTTAACAGAAAGGAGATTGCACTATGTCTAAAAATTTCAAACTAACACAAACAGTTACGGAAGATATGATTGATCACAATGGTCATGTGCATGATGCAAATTATAATATTTTATTCAGTAAAGCTATAAATGAATTTAATTACGAAAATGGATTATCCCTCGAGGAAAGAGAACAGTTAAAATACACGATGTTTACTGTTGAAGAACATACAAGTTATTTAGCGGAATTACTAAAAAATGAGGCCTTCGAAATAAATGTTTATATTTATAATTATGATGAGAAACGCGTTCACTTTTTCAATATAATGACTAAACCGGACGGCACAACTGTAGCAACGAACGAAGTTATGATGTTAGGCATAAGTAGAGAGACACGTAAAACTGCACCGTTTCCTGAACAATATGCCAAACAAATTCAGCAGTACTATAAAGAACAACCACAAATTGACTGGCCGAAGCAACTCGGTCATCGTATAGATATTCCGAAATGAGACGGAGGACGTTAATCATGACACAATCTAAAAAAGATGCGATTCATTCTCAACTTTATGACATATACGATGAAATTAAAGCTCAGCTGACAGAACTAAATCAAGAGAAAGCACTCGTCATAAATGGTCCAGATACAAAACTCATCAAACGTGGAATTGAAATAAGTTACCTCCAAGGTCAGAAACGAGCAACAGACCACATCTTTAATTTAATAGAGCAACATCCAGACGAAAGTGAATTTTTATCGAGTTATAAATCAACTGAACAAATGGTTAAAGAACAATTAGATAGTAACAAAAAATACTTTTCTAATATGTCTGAACCAAATGATGATTTTGAACAAGTTATATCAAAGTACTATCATGCTTTAGGGCAACAATTCGTTTTTGAACAAATGAATAAGACCAATTAAAAAACAAGGCGGGACAAATTGTGCGGTTAAACCAACTGTTTAAAACACTCATTGTGTCCTGCCTTGTTAAGTATTTTCGCCTTCTTTTAGCATACGCATTAAGGCGTCGTGTTCTATTGATTAATCGTATTTACAATTTGTTTCACTACTTTATGAGATTCTCTGATTGGTAATAGTGCAAAAGCATTCACCATTTTTGGATATTCAAAATAATGAACCGGTTGTTGTTCAGATTTTAAGATTTGTTCTAACTTAACCATATCAGGATTGTAAATTTCTCTTGTACCTCCAAACATAAACACTGGAGGCAGTCCGATTAAATTGCCATTTATAGGGGAAATGCGCGCATCATCCAATGGTACGTCGCCAGCCCATTGTTGGAGTATCTTTTTAAGTCCATCCTTTTTGACGATGACATCTTTATCTTCTAATTGTGACGTAATTTCATTATTATCTAATTGTGCATCTAACATTGGTGAAATTAAATAAACTTTATTAGGTAGTGGCTGATTATTTGCTTGTAATTGCTGCACAAAGCTCAGTGCCAATGCGCCACCAGTACCATCACCCATTATCACTATATCCTGTGCTTGTACTTCAGATAATAGTTGCTCATAAACTTTTAATACGGCTTGATATGTGTCTTCTAAATGAAATGACGGTGTCTTAGGATAAATAGGCATCACCACTTCATACAAAGTACTTAAGGCAAGCTTATCCATAAATCGCCAATGGAATGCTGATGGCTGAAATATGTTATACCCACCATGAATATATAATATTTTTTTCTCGTGACTATGTCTAAATCTAAATCTAAATAATTGCATATCACCTAGAGCATCTTTATCTAAATCTGATTTAACATTAAGCGTTTCAGGTTTTTTATGCTTTTTTGCATTTACACTTTCTCTTTTAGTTAAAAATTTTTCAAAATGCTGTTCATCCTTAAACAGTATTGATCTTTGTGGTAATAAATATTTGTTAATAAATTTCGTTGCTAACTTTGATTTCATCTATTATCAATCCTATCTAAGTAATATTAAGTAGCCCCTTATGATTAACGGTAACATGTAATTCTTTAAATATGATGAGGAAATGTATATCATGACAATTAGAAACTCGTATAATATAATGAGAATAATAAAAAGATCACTAGTTTGAAAACCACATTCGTACTTTATTTAAAATAAATCACTTGTTACATATTATAACAAATTCATTTTAAATATTCTAAAATAATTCAATAGTGACCACTTGTTAGAAAGGAGCATGTTATGTCTCAAAAACAACACCTCAGGGATTTCGAACATACTTTGACACATGAACCCTTGCATAGAGTTATGTCACGAGGAAAGAAGAAAAGATCATGGATTAGTTTAATTATCCAATTTATCGTACTGATATTAGTGACCATTTCCGTTTACAGTATGTTTAAAGATCCTATCTTTAAATTAGTCTTTGTCGATAAAACGATTAACTTTCACCAATTGACGGATTTCCAAAATACTATGAATGATATTGGCAATTTGAACTTAAACATTCAAAATATCGATAATCTCCAACAAGTCATTGACCAATTAATTATTGTATTTTACGCCTTCTTTATTGCAGGTATTATCAGTATTATTTTAACTATTTTGACAATGCTATTTAATAGAACTGCATTAAAGATTTTAAACTTTTTCATTATAGCAATCATGTTCGTCATCACATTCGGTTTTTCTTATTTAATAAACAATATTGCAAACAGAATCGCTGATAAAATAAATGAATTTTCATTATCTGTTAAACCTGATCAGATTGTTACACAATCCAATGCGATTCACAATGCATTTATTTTATTAATTTGTGCCCTGGCACTGTTGTTTATTAGTTTGTTCTTTAGAAACCGTAGCGTACATTAATTTGAAATATGTGTTTATTTAAATGAATACAAAAAAAGACCCAAGTGCTAATTATCGCACTTGGGCTTTTTTATGCTATCGTTATTTTTCTTTAGAAATATAATGTTCTTTTCCTTTGAGGAAGATACTGAGAATAAATGCTAAACCACTTAATCCAGTAGCAACGATAAATGCACTATTAACACCATTGATAGAAGCAAGTTTTTGTACAAATTGTAGAATTTGTTGTGTGGCCATTTGTTCGCCACCCATTGCCTGAGCCATTTCTTGTAGTCTATCTTTAATAAATGGACTCGTTTTATCTAAATCTTGTGCATATGTTGCAGCGTGCTTTGTAGTTTGGGTAGACATCACTGTAACTAATAATGCTGTACCGATTGAACCTGCAAGTTGTCTTAACGTATTAGATAACGCATTGCCATGAGGGATTAAACGTTGAGGTAATGCGTTCATACCTGCAGTCATTATTGGCATCATAATAAAACTCATACCAAATGAACGAATAATATAAATTAACATTAAATGTCCATATGTGGTATTCATATTTAACTTCGTTAATTCCCATGTCGCAAAGGTCATAATACCTGTACCGATTAAAGCTAATGGTTTGATACCAATCTTATCTAATAAACGACCTGCAATCGGACCGATTACACCCATGATTAATGCACCTGGAAGCAGTAGAAGTCCTGATTGAATTGCCGTAAATCCTCTCATATTTTGTAAATATAGTGGCAATAAG comes from the Staphylococcus hsinchuensis genome and includes:
- the fni gene encoding type 2 isopentenyl-diphosphate Delta-isomerase translates to MSDLKREQRKNEHVEIAMAQEDANISDFDGMRFVHHSIPNIDVKDVSLESELKDFTLQQPLYINAMTGGSDWTKQINEKLAKVAKETNMAMAVGSTHAALRNPDMASSFSVVRDVNPEGIIFSNVGADVPVDKAIESVKLLDAQALQVHVNAPQELVMPEGNRIFSTWIDNLSQIVARVDVPVIVKEVGFGMSKETIKQLNEIGIHYVDVSGRGGTNFVHIENARREHKDMDYLSMWGQSTVESLLESTSYQNDMNILASGGVRTPLDAIKCLALGASAVGMSRPFLNQVESNGIDATIEYAEQFTEHMKKIMTMLDAQNIDTLKHSQIIYSNKLLSWIEQRGLDIR
- a CDS encoding thioesterase family protein; translated protein: MSKNFKLTQTVTEDMIDHNGHVHDANYNILFSKAINEFNYENGLSLEEREQLKYTMFTVEEHTSYLAELLKNEAFEINVYIYNYDEKRVHFFNIMTKPDGTTVATNEVMMLGISRETRKTAPFPEQYAKQIQQYYKEQPQIDWPKQLGHRIDIPK
- the corA gene encoding magnesium/cobalt transporter CorA; amino-acid sequence: MTVMIKYKTEQNTLASVNHVDDIPENASFIWYDFDDPTESESHMLLTDFNFNKLEIDDTVNGTPRAKFKAYDTYQYMVFHDLNQPNYSIKALNIFIHDNTLITYHHHEFDIEQQIEYIIQKYNDLKVIDIVLFLLDQLVDQYFDKVHEVEDRVFEFEDHHIEDSANPSFMDKVYRLRSKIIKLQRLIYPMHELVDDLKESPKLLVDDKNHLYIQHIEDHLIKQIHILKQSQEMTNEIRDNNLSYTSFKMNRVMQVLTLVSVIFLPLTLISGIYGMNFENMPELKWHYGYFIVLAVMLLISISCIVYFKKKKWF
- a CDS encoding alpha/beta hydrolase fold domain-containing protein produces the protein MKSKLATKFINKYLLPQRSILFKDEQHFEKFLTKRESVNAKKHKKPETLNVKSDLDKDALGDMQLFRFRFRHSHEKKILYIHGGYNIFQPSAFHWRFMDKLALSTLYEVVMPIYPKTPSFHLEDTYQAVLKVYEQLLSEVQAQDIVIMGDGTGGALALSFVQQLQANNQPLPNKVYLISPMLDAQLDNNEITSQLEDKDVIVKKDGLKKILQQWAGDVPLDDARISPINGNLIGLPPVFMFGGTREIYNPDMVKLEQILKSEQQPVHYFEYPKMVNAFALLPIRESHKVVKQIVNTINQ